One Euphorbia lathyris chromosome 1, ddEupLath1.1, whole genome shotgun sequence DNA segment encodes these proteins:
- the LOC136210682 gene encoding agamous-like MADS-box protein AGL19, with translation MVRGKTQMKRIENATSRQVTFSKRRNGLLKKAFELSVLCDAEVALIIFSPRGKLYEFSSCSINKTIERYHKKAKDLGNSGKPVPENMQNLKEDSLSLAKKIEFLEVSKRKLLGEGLEQCSVDELQQLENQLDRGLTRIRTRKNQLLREQIEQLKEEERVLVEENKKLREKCGMQATERSDNKKQTDRDRESMEVETELFIGLGLP, from the exons ATGGTGAGAGGTAAAACCCAGATGAAGAGAATAGAAAACGCTACTAGCAGGCAAGTCACtttttcaaagagaagaaatggATTACTGAAGAAGGCATTTGAGCTATCAGTGCTTTGCGATGCTGAAGTTGCACTTATAATTTTCTCTCCCAGAGGAAAGCTCTACGAGTTCTCCAGTTGCAG TATCAACAAGACAATAGAGCGGTACCATAAGAAAGCCAAGGATCTTGGAAACAGCGGCAAACCAGTTCCTGAAAACATGCAG AATTTGAAGGAAGATAGTTTAAGCTTGGCAAAGAAGATTGAGTTTCTTGAAGTCTCTAAAAG AAAACTTCTTGGAGAGGGGTTAGAACAATGTTCAGTTGATGAGCTCCAGCAGTTAGAGAATCAGTTGGACCGAGGCTTAACCAGAATTAGGACAAGAAAG AATCAGTTGTTAAGGGAGCAAATTGAGCAGCTAAAGGAAGAG GAAAGAGTATTAGTGGAAGAGAATAAAAAGTTGCGAGAGAAG TGTGGAATGCAAGCAACGGAAAGGTCAGATAATAAGAAACAAACAGACAGAGACAGAGAAAGCATGGAAGTGGAGACAGAATTGTTCATAGGTCTAGGTCTaccataa